A region from the Medicago truncatula cultivar Jemalong A17 chromosome 6, MtrunA17r5.0-ANR, whole genome shotgun sequence genome encodes:
- the LOC25496633 gene encoding monoacylglycerol lipase — protein MATEAFMLKESAYFSLRALKSLFVLISAIVMVLLLPFRGRRRVSPVEKEEKIQNHECCHHHRKGTVVRVPAKIVPWKSGGGVGVVSMKVLDPMMRRELAIRRVLEDGDEKCLREYWLFGTKRGDIIFTQCWTPLSVKIRGLVILMHGLNEHSGRYNNFAKQLNANGYKVYGMDWIGHGGSDGLHGYVHSLDHAVSDLKVFIEKVITENPGLPCFCYGHSTGAAITLKAFLDPKIEACIAGATFTSPAVGVETSHPFLLVLAPIASLLLPTLKCNSAYKKGLPVCRDPEALIAKYSDPLVCTGSLRVRTGYEILRITSYLQQNLRKMKVPFLVLHGTGDCVTDPTASLKLYEEASSSDKSIKLYEGFSHDLLFEPEREDITEDIIQWLNIRV, from the exons ATGGCTACCGAGGCGTTTATGTTAAAAGAAAGCGCCTATTTTTCATTAAGAGCATTGAAGAGTCTTTTTGTGTTAATATCAGCTATTGTTATGGTACTTTTGTTACCATTTAGAGGGAGAAGAAGGGTATCTCCTgttgaaaaagaagagaagataCAAAATCATGAGTGTTGTCATCATCATCGGAAAGGCACGGTGGTGCGCGTTCCGGCAAAGATTGTGCCATGGAAGAgtggtggtggtgttggtgTGGTTTCCATGAAGGTGTTGGATCCTATGATGAGGAGGGAATTGGCTATAAGGAGAGTTTTGGAGGATGGTGATGAGAAATGTTTGAGGGAGTATTGGCTTTTTGGAACCAAAAGGGGTGATATAATTTTCACACAATGTTGGACTCCTCTTTCTGTTAAGATTAG GGGACTTGTTATTCTTATGCATGGTCTTAATGAACACAG CGGACGATATAATAATTTTGCAAAGCAGCTGAATGCTAATGGCTACAAGGTTTATGGGATGGATTGGATTG GTCATGGTGGCAGTGATGGTCTGCATGGATATGTCCATTCTCTTGATCATGCAGTTTCTGATTTG aAAGTATTTATTGAGAAGGTTATAACTGAAAATCCTGGTCTTCCATGTTTCTGCTATGGACACTCAACAGGTGCAGCAATTACTCTtaag GCATTTCTTGACCCAAAGATTGAAGCTTGCATAGCTGGTGCTACATTCACATCACCTGCAGTTGGAGTTGAGACTTCTCATCCATTTTTGTTG GTACTTGCTCCAATAGCATCACTATTGCTGCCAACGCTAAAATGTAATTCTGCATACAAGAAAGGGTTGCCAGTTTGTCGAGATCCGGAGGCTCTTATTGCGAAATATTCAGACCCGTTGGTATGCACCGGATCACTTAGAGTACGAACTGGCTATGAGATTCTTCGAATTACAAGCTACTTGCAGCAAAAtctaagaaaaatgaaagttcCATTTCTTGTTCTACACGGCACTGGTGATTGTGTGACTGATCCAACTGCCTCACTAAAATTGTATGAAGAAGCTTCATCAAGTGACAAAAGTATCAAATTGTATGAAGGATTTTCACATGATCTACTATTTGAACCTGAAAGAGAGGATATCACTGAAGATATAATTCAATGGTTGAATATTAGAGTGTGA